The following DNA comes from Acidicapsa ligni.
TGCCGATCCTGTATGCGCTGGCTTACCCGGAGCGTCCGGCTTCGACGCTGACCTTTGATCTCGCGGCGCTTTCGCATCTGGATTTTTCGCAACCGGATTTCGAGCGTTTTCCCTGTCTCCGCCTGTCTTACGAGGCGGCAGAAAAGGGTGGCGCGCACTGTATCGCCCTGAATGCAGCCGACGAGATTGCCGTGGATGCCTTTCTGAACCGGACAATCTCTTTTATGGACATCCCGCGTACAATAGAAAAGGTGCTGGAATGGACTCCAGAATCTCATCCGGAAACAATTGCCGGAGTTTTGGCGGTCGATTTACAGGCGCGTGAACGGGCTCGCGAAGCGATTTCCGCAGCTGCTATTCGCGTGTAGTTCTGGTTCTAAAGCCCATGTATTGTTTGAGGTAATGCGCGCGCATCTATGCACACAGTTCTAGTTGATCTCATCTCTGTCCTTATCGTGCTGGGCATCATGGTGCTTGTCCATGAGTTTGGCCATTTTGTCGCGGCTAAACTTTGCGGCGTCCGTGTGGAACAGTTCTCAATCGGATTTCCTCCGCGGCTTTTTGGCATAAAGATTGGCGAGACGGACTATTGCATCTCGGCGACACCGCTCGGCGGCTATGTGAAGATGACCGGCGAAACGCTGCCGGGCGAGAACATGACCCTCAACAGCAGCGATGCGCCCGTAGCGCCGGAACGTGATCCGGGCGCGCTGACCTCGCATCCTCGCTGGCAGCGGATCATCATCGGAGTAGCCGGGCCGTTTGCCAACTTTGTGCTGGCTCTGGGGCTGATGACCGGCTTCTACATGCTGCACAATGAAGTGCCGCTATTTGCAGACCAGCCCGTTACTGCAGATTGGATCGTTGCAGGCAGCCCTGCTGCAAATGCCGGGTTACAGCCAGGCGACGTAATTGTCAGCTTCGATTCTCAGCAAAACCCATCCTGGGAGTTGATCAACGAACGGCTGGCGCTAAACCTTCCCAGCGTGCGTCCCGGTCACGGTGTTGAGTTGCCGATGGTTGTGACGCGCAATGGGCAGAATCTCCCGTTGACGCTGCAATTGACAGAGCAGACACCCGGCAAAGACGTACCGTTGAATGAGATTGGACTACTGCCGAAGATACAGGCGGACCCGCTCAAGATCAGTTCGGTCAGCGACAGAACGCCTGCCGCAGAGGCTGGTCTTAAGGCTGGCGACCAGTTTCAATCCATCGATGGACATGTCTTTCACAGCACGGAGTCGATCATCGCGTATCTGCAACAGCAGAAGGGCGCTCCGGTAAAGCTGGTTGTCAATCATGAGGGCACGAGTTCGACCGTGGTTCTGCAGCCGAAGCTTGGCCAGGGCAGGAACGGTCCTGCATGGCAGCTTGGATTTTTAGGCTCTCTGCCGCCATATCGCGTGGATCAGTTGCCGTTTCCTAAAGCGGTGGACGCTTCGGTGAAGTTTAACCGGGAAAATTCGCTGCTGATTCTGGAAGTGCTGAAGCGCGTGCTAACGCACAAGATGTCGGTCGACAATCTCTCCGGCCCGATAGGCATTGCGCAGCAGACCGGACTAGCGGCTGAGACACCAGGATGGGAGTTCAAGATCAAGCTGATGACGACTATCAGTTTGAACCTGGGTATTCTCAACCTATTGCCGTTCCCGATTCTCGATGGCGGCATGATTCTCTTCCTGTTGATTGAGAGCGTGATTCGTCGCGATATCAATCCGACAGTCAAGGAACGTGTCTACCAGGTGGCCTTTGTTTTAATCATCGTCTTCTTTGCGTATGTCATCTTCAATGACATATCGAAGCTGCCGATCTTCTCACACTTCAAGTCTTAGGGCTTTCTCAAAGCTCAAGGCCTTACAGGATCACGTCGAACCAGGCGTGGCTGCAGCAGGAAAGTTGATCCATGTCTATCGTGACCGAGTTACGAGTTCGCTACGCTGAAACGGATCAGATGGGCGTGGTGTATTACGCGAATTACCTGGTGTGGTTTGAGGTAGGACGCGTCGAGTTTCTGCGTTCGCTCGGCTTTGACTACAAGCAGATGGAGATGGAAGATGGCTGCATTCTGCCGGTAGTCGAGGCGAGCTGCCGCTATCGTGCTCCAGCGCGCTATGACGATGTGATTTTGATTGAGGCTGGCCCGATCATCCTGAAGGGCTCGCTGCTCAAGTTTGCTTATCGCATCTTCCGCGCATCGAGTGCGCGGGAAGGGCAGTTGCTGCTGGCAGAGGGCGAAACAGTGCATATTGTCTGCGATGCCAGCCTGCAGAAGTGCCTGATGCCAGAGCGCTATGCAGCCCCTATTCGCAGCGCGATTCGAGTCTCAGGGTTGGACGATCAGGGCGATGTGGACGGGCAGGATTAAGCCCTGGCTTCCAGATTCGCCGTTCTGGGTTGGATCTTCTGTTGTAAAAAAGTGATGATTGCATCGAGAGGCGTACCGGGTCCAAAGACTTCGGCTACGCCTTTTTCTTTCAGCGCGGGAATGTCGGCCTGAGGGATGGTGCCGCCTAAGACGAGCAGGATGTCTTCAGCCTTTTGCTCCTTGAGCAGCGTGATCAGGCGGGGTACGAGAGCATTGTGGGCTCCCGAGAGAATACTGAGGCCGATGCAGTCTACGTCCTCTTCAATAGCTGCCTGGACGATGCTTTCGGGGGTTTTGCGCAGGCCTGTGTAAAGGACTTCCATGCCCGCATCGCGCAGGGCGCGGGCAATGATCTTCGCACCGCGGTCGTGGCCATCCAGGCCGGCTTTGGCTACAAGGACGCGGATGGGGCGGGTTGGAGTTGCGTGCTGCACTAAGCGGAACGGTACCATAATCCACTATCAGAAAGCGTGCTTTTATTCTGCCCGCAGAATCTCAACAGGATCGATCTGGGCTGCCCGCAGGGCCGGAAAGAATGCAGCCGCAGCGGAGACGAGCACTAGTACGACGCCGACGTATACAAGGGTCGCCGCATCCAGCGCGCTTACTCCATACAGGAACGAACGAACCGCATGTCCCGCAGCCCACGCGCCCGCTATCCCCGGAATCAGCCCCAGCAGCACCATCGCACCTGCCTGGCGCATAACCAACCCCGCGACCTTCAACCGTGAAGATCCAAGCGACATCCGAATTCCGATTTCACGGCGCCGCAAGGCTACCGAATAGGCCAGCACACCATAAATTCCCACTGCCGAGAGAGCCAGCGCGACGATGCCAAATCCTGCGACCAGGCGTAAAGCAAGTTGCCGCTGACCTAACGATTGCGAGATTCCGTCTTGCATGGGCCGTAAACTCATCTCGATCATCGTTGGCGCTTCATCTTTCAGGGCGGCGCGCAGCTCCGAAGACAGCGCCGCAGGCCCCAGCGAAGATCGCACCGCGTACTGAGCCGTCATGTTAAAAATCAGACCTATCGGAGAATTTTTCGGAATCTGCATAGAGTCGACATAGATCATTGGTTGGTACGGTGCACCCAGATCTCCTCCCTGGATTTCATTTTCCACCACGCCGACGACCGTCATCGGTTGCGTGAAGGGGAGGTCGGTGTCGGTATCTCCTGGATCGCGATGAAATTTCAAGGTCGTGCCAAGAGGCTGGCGTCCGTCGAGATATTTTTGCAGAAAGGCTTCATTGACCAGCACCACAAGCGACCCACTTGTATCGTCCTCTGTCAAAAAGCTGCGTCCTTTCAGGAGCCGGATTCCACTTGTATGCACAAAGCTCGTGCTCACCAGGCTGTACAAGGCGGAATCTCCTTTCTGATATGTGCGCCCCGATACATCCGTTCTTCCATCCAATACCATGTTGTAGTTCGAGAAAGGGATCTCGGTCTGCATCGTGACGGATTGAATTCCCGGCAACGCTTCAAACCGGCGTAGCAGGCGGGCTTCTATCTCGCGTGAAAGCTGCTGGTCCTGATTTTGGTTTTCCGGCATCAGGACGAGCGTAGTCACGCCCCGAGGATCGAATCCCAGTTTCACATTCTGGAGCTGCTGCAAAGTGCGCACAAACAGGCCGCTGATGACCAGCAGCACGCATGTGAGCGCAACCTGAAGCGCGACCAGGATTCCAGGCAGCCGAGTCTTCCGCGTCGCATTCTTCGTATTAAATCGCGAGGTTGTCTTTCGCCGAATATTCAATGCAGGCGCGATGGATGCGACCACGCCCACCAGAACGGCAAGCACGGCGGTACCAGCCAGAACGATTGGGCGAATGGACAACTCATCAAAGCGGGGAAACTGATTTCCGTAGGCGTGCCGTATGACCTCAACCGCCGCATAGGACAACGCGCTGCCGAGCGCTGCACTGAACAGCGAAATAAGAATGCTCTCCGTCACTAACTGTTGCAATAGCCTGCCAAAACTGGCGCCCAATGCAGAGCGAACTGTCATCTCCGGCATACGGCTGGCCGCGCGCCCAATTTGCAGATTGGCCGCGTTGGCACACGCGATCAGCAGCAATACGCCGACGCCTCCCAGGAGAGTCAACAAGGGCTTTTGCATATCGCCGACAACCAAATCCCGATACGAGCGCAATCCCAGATGCCTGTCTTGCGCCGCGTTGCCAGGTTCGGAGTGAGCGAAGATGCTTTGCGCATCCGCAAGCGCCTGCTGCATCGAAACACCTGGTTTCAGACGCGCGATTGTCGAAGCCGACTCAAGCTTGTAATCGTCATCGCCCGAGGCGTCGAGCGAAACGGGAACATAGACTATCGGACCGCCAGTTCCTTGAGGAACATGAATGCTCAGGGGAAGCACGCCAATCACCGTGCGGAGTTCGCCTGAGACTTTGATCGTGGAACCAATTGCCCTCGGATCAGCATGAAGCCGTTCGCTCCAGAACTCGTGGCTGACCACAACCACGGGAGATTTCGTATCGGCAGGCAGAATCAAGCGCCCTAATCTTGCCTGCACGCCGAGCATTTGGAAGTAATCGGAAGTCACTTCTGTCAGCACAGCGATGCGTGTTCCATCCGATGCAGTCACAGGCCGCACCATGGTGTTGTATCCGCCGACACCGGTGAAGGAACGATTACCGCGACGCAGCTCATCGATTTCCTTGTACGAGAGCGCCTGGGGCGAAGCATAAGTCCCGTCAGGACTATTTTCGGTATAGACCTGCACCAGTTGCTCAGAATGCGGCAGAGCCACAGGTTGCATCAGCGTCGACTGGATTACGGCAAGCATAGTGGTCACGCAACCCAGCCCGAGTACGAGCGTACATACAAGCGTGGCCGTATAT
Coding sequences within:
- the rseP gene encoding RIP metalloprotease RseP — protein: MHTVLVDLISVLIVLGIMVLVHEFGHFVAAKLCGVRVEQFSIGFPPRLFGIKIGETDYCISATPLGGYVKMTGETLPGENMTLNSSDAPVAPERDPGALTSHPRWQRIIIGVAGPFANFVLALGLMTGFYMLHNEVPLFADQPVTADWIVAGSPAANAGLQPGDVIVSFDSQQNPSWELINERLALNLPSVRPGHGVELPMVVTRNGQNLPLTLQLTEQTPGKDVPLNEIGLLPKIQADPLKISSVSDRTPAAEAGLKAGDQFQSIDGHVFHSTESIIAYLQQQKGAPVKLVVNHEGTSSTVVLQPKLGQGRNGPAWQLGFLGSLPPYRVDQLPFPKAVDASVKFNRENSLLILEVLKRVLTHKMSVDNLSGPIGIAQQTGLAAETPGWEFKIKLMTTISLNLGILNLLPFPILDGGMILFLLIESVIRRDINPTVKERVYQVAFVLIIVFFAYVIFNDISKLPIFSHFKS
- a CDS encoding acyl-CoA thioesterase, producing the protein MSIVTELRVRYAETDQMGVVYYANYLVWFEVGRVEFLRSLGFDYKQMEMEDGCILPVVEASCRYRAPARYDDVILIEAGPIILKGSLLKFAYRIFRASSAREGQLLLAEGETVHIVCDASLQKCLMPERYAAPIRSAIRVSGLDDQGDVDGQD
- a CDS encoding cobalamin B12-binding domain-containing protein, which gives rise to MVPFRLVQHATPTRPIRVLVAKAGLDGHDRGAKIIARALRDAGMEVLYTGLRKTPESIVQAAIEEDVDCIGLSILSGAHNALVPRLITLLKEQKAEDILLVLGGTIPQADIPALKEKGVAEVFGPGTPLDAIITFLQQKIQPRTANLEARA
- a CDS encoding ADOP family duplicated permease translates to MLGWKKRRNQLLREFETHIEIEIQENINNGMSPEEARHAAKKKFGNVGLTVEKSREVWGGLWLERLLQDIRYAVRSLSGVPAYTATLVCTLVLGLGCVTTMLAVIQSTLMQPVALPHSEQLVQVYTENSPDGTYASPQALSYKEIDELRRGNRSFTGVGGYNTMVRPVTASDGTRIAVLTEVTSDYFQMLGVQARLGRLILPADTKSPVVVVSHEFWSERLHADPRAIGSTIKVSGELRTVIGVLPLSIHVPQGTGGPIVYVPVSLDASGDDDYKLESASTIARLKPGVSMQQALADAQSIFAHSEPGNAAQDRHLGLRSYRDLVVGDMQKPLLTLLGGVGVLLLIACANAANLQIGRAASRMPEMTVRSALGASFGRLLQQLVTESILISLFSAALGSALSYAAVEVIRHAYGNQFPRFDELSIRPIVLAGTAVLAVLVGVVASIAPALNIRRKTTSRFNTKNATRKTRLPGILVALQVALTCVLLVISGLFVRTLQQLQNVKLGFDPRGVTTLVLMPENQNQDQQLSREIEARLLRRFEALPGIQSVTMQTEIPFSNYNMVLDGRTDVSGRTYQKGDSALYSLVSTSFVHTSGIRLLKGRSFLTEDDTSGSLVVLVNEAFLQKYLDGRQPLGTTLKFHRDPGDTDTDLPFTQPMTVVGVVENEIQGGDLGAPYQPMIYVDSMQIPKNSPIGLIFNMTAQYAVRSSLGPAALSSELRAALKDEAPTMIEMSLRPMQDGISQSLGQRQLALRLVAGFGIVALALSAVGIYGVLAYSVALRRREIGIRMSLGSSRLKVAGLVMRQAGAMVLLGLIPGIAGAWAAGHAVRSFLYGVSALDAATLVYVGVVLVLVSAAAAFFPALRAAQIDPVEILRAE